The genomic region CCAGTGATCGCGGAACTCCGCACCTTGCGCGACCCAGGCGCGGAGCGTGGCGATCTGCCTGGGCGAAAGCCGCTTGTCCGGATCCTGCGGCATGAGCTCATCGGGATCATGCGATTCGACGCGGCGCACCAGCTCGCTGTGATCGGGATCGCCGCTCAGGATGACTTTGACGCCGTTGTGCTCGTGGCTCAGCGCCGCTTCGCGCAGGTCCAGCCGAAGATGCGCCTTGCGGTGCGCGGTGTCGGGACCGTGACATGCGTAGCAGTAATTGGAAAGAATCGGCTGCACATCGTTGGCGTAGTCGATCTTCGGTGCAGCACCGGCCAAGACGGTCGACGTCGCCATGACAAGACACAGCAGTGCGGCGAACCGGCGGGTTGCTGTCTTCCGATGATGCATGAGAGGGCTCCGAATTCTGGCGGCGCCTGGCCGGGAACAATCAAGGCGGGTCGAAGATTGCGGCGGCGCCGGTTCGGATGATGGTCATTATACCATCGATCCGCGTCATTGCTGAATCCACCAGCAACCGATTTGGCCGTGGGCGATATCGGGATGACGTGTCTTATGGGTGTTATGCCCCAGAAGTCCTCAGCGCGGGGACGCTATGAGGCGTTGGGAATCGACAGGCCGTGGAGCCCAGATACGCAGAAATGCGCTCCGTCTCGGGTATTTTGGGTGGATGCGGGTGAACGGCGGCTGGCCGAAGACCTCCTTACCAAGCCATGCGTATTGAAGTCCGCCGGACTCGGCGTAGACGACGTCTGAGACGGCGGGCAACTTCAGTTGATTGTCGAGGGTCGGAACGAGCGTCGCCATGCCTTCATATTGATCCGCGATTCGCCTCCGGCGCATCAACGGACGCCGTTTGCCGCATGGCATTCGTGTTTGTCGCGATCGTGTTCAAAACGCCTGTCAGTCGCCTATTTGTGCAGTTTTTGTTGACTGCGTCGTTAGAATAGGGACGCATGGGCGTCGGATGGCGCATGGTTTGGATTTGTTTTGCGAGGTCGTGCATGACACGGATCGTTGGCCTCCTTTTGATCTTCGCGATGATTCGTCACGACGTCTGCCGTGCGGATGCGGCCGGACCTCTCCTGCATCCGGTCATCACGGGGGTCGAGCGGCTCGGCCCGGACGCCGCGCCAGAGGCGGGGCTGATTCTGCTCGGCGAGCTGAATTGCACCGCTTGCCATGATCCCGGGCCGCGTGCGGAGACGATCAGCATCAAACCGGCCCCCGACCTCTCGGCCGTGGGAACCCGCATTCGGCCTGACTATCTTGAGCGTTTCATCGCCGACCCCGCCCATGTCAAACCCGGCACGACAATGCCCCAGGTCATGGGCCGCCTTGACTCGGCGAATCGCGAGCGGACGGCTCACGCCATCGCTCAGTTCCTTCGATCGCTGACGAAGACTTTCCCCGAGGCCGGCGCCGCGGAGGAGGATTCGATCCGTCGCGGCGAGCAATTGTTCCACACCGTCGGCTGCGTCGCCTGTCACGCCCCGCGCGATGCGAAGGCCACCGAGAAGCCGCTTCCCCACGCCGTTCCGCTGGGCCGATTGCAGGACAAGTACACGCACAAAAGTCTCGCGGCGTTTCTGGAGAATCCGCTTGCCGTCCGGGCCGGGGGGCGCATGCCGAACATGCAGCTTTCGCCGTGGGAAGCGATCGACCTTGCCGCCTTTCTGCTCCAAGGCGCCCCGCCGCTTGCGACGATTCCAGTCGATGGCTCGCTCGTCGCGGAGGGTCGGACGGCCTTCACGCAGTTGGGCTGTGCAAATTGTCATCATCTCGAAGGCATCTCATCGGAGCAGACCGCAATGCCGCTCGCGGGTTTGAACATGGCCGGTGGATGTCTGGCGGATGATCCCGGCGGTGCGCCGGATTTTGGATTGAGCGAGGCGCAGCGCGGCGCGATTCGAGCGGCCCTCGCCGCCGCGCCTGTTCCGCCCTCGCCCGCCGATCATATTCGACGTGTTCTGATCACGTTCAACTGCATCGCCTGTCATGCGCGCGGCGACCTCGGCGGCATCGAAGCGGATCGCAGCGCCTATTTTCATTCGGACAATGAGAACCTCGGCGAGCAGGGCCGCATCCCCCCGCCGCTGTCGGGCGTCGGCGCGAAGCTCAATGCGGACTGGCTGCGCCGCGTGCTCGTCGAAGGCAAATCGGTACGCCCCTACATGCTCACGCGCATGCCCATCTTCGGACGCGACAATGTTGAAGACCTCGCGGACCTGTTTGCGGAGGTCGACGTGCCGGACGGACCCAAATTCGTCGAGCATGCAAAACCCGATGAGCATGACACGATGAAAAAGGTCGGATGGGAACTGGTCGGCAACAAGGGGTTCAGTTGCATCGCCTGTCATCGCTTTCAAGGCGAGATGCCGCAGACGATGGCGGCGCTGGACCTGAGCGATGCGCCGGCGCGGCTGCGATACAGTTGGTTCCATGCCTACCTGCTCAAGCCGCAGCAGTTCAGCCCGACCACCGTCATGCCCGCCTTCTGGCCCAACGGCGTGTCGACCCGGCCCGAATTGCTCATGGGCGACACCGATCGCCAGATCGACGCCATCTGGGAATACCTCATCGAAGGCACCAACGCCCGATTGCCGCAGGGGCTCAAGAACGAACCGCTCGTGCTTCAGGTCGGTGACGAAGCGGTCATGCTTCGCCGCAAGTACAGGGATGTGGGCAAGCGCGGCATCGGTGTGGGCTACCCTGCGGGGATCAACCTGGTATTCGATTCCGAGAGCATGCGGCTGACGGAAATCTGGAAGGGCGACTTCGTCGATGCCGGAGCGGTCTGGCGCAATCAGGGCTCGGGCGATGTGCATCTGCTCGGGCAGGATCATGTGACGCTGCCCGGCGATACGTGTTTCGCCCTGCTCGGCTCGATCGCCGACGACTGGCCGACGACGACAAGCCGCGAGCGCGACATCCGTTTCAAGGGCTACCGGCTCGACGATAAGCGTCGCCCGACGTTCCTGTATCGCATCGGCGATATCGCCGTCGAAGACGACCCGATGGACGTGAAGGACGCGGCGACCGGCAACGCGCTGTTCCGACGGACGCTGACATTCACTGTGACCGGCGCCGAGAAGCTATTGGTGATGCGACTCGCCGCCGGCAAGGAAATCACCGCCGACAGTGCTGGCAGCTACATCATCGGCCCGCTTCGCCTGAACATCGCCGGGCAGTCGGCGGCGCAGATCGTTCGCGTCGGCGACAAGCAGGAACTGCGCGCGGCGATGCAACTGCACACGGGCGCGAACACCTTGAAGATCGAATATCGCTGGTAAGGACCGCAAATGAAATACCTGATCATCACGGTTTTGATCGTCGCGGGCCTGATCGCGCCCCGGACATTCGCTGAGAAGCTCGGCGAATCGTGGGGCACGGCGGGACGCGAGGCGGAGTACTACCGGATCGTCGACCTGCCGATGCCCGACGAACTGGGCATCGAAGCCGGCGCGTTCGCCGTGCTGCCCGATGGGCGGTTGGCGATCGGAACGCGCCGCGGGGAAATTTACCTTGTGACCGGAGCGTTCGCCTCCAACGAGCGCCCGACGTATCACCTCTACGCCTCGGGCCTCGATGAAATTCACGGGCTGGATTATCGCGATGGCGCGTTCTACATCATGCAGCAGACCGAAGTCACCCGCATCACCGACACCGACCACGACGACCGCGGCGACCTCTTCGAAACGCTCAGCGACAACTGGGGCTTTGACGCCTATCACGAATTCGGGTTCAGCAGCGATCTGGACGCGGAGGGAAACATCTGGATCACGCTCTGTCTGAGCAAGTCGTATCAGTCGGACAATCTGTTTCGCGGATGGGCATTGAAGATCACGCCGGACGGCAAAACGATTCCCATCGCCAGCGGCATTCGCAGCCCCGGCGGCGTGGGGCCCAATGAGCATGGCGTGATGTTCTACACGGAAAGTCAGGGGCCGTGGAACGGTTCGTGCTCGCTGAAGGTGCTCGAGCCGGGCGGATTCATGGGGCACCCCGCCAGTTTCCGCTGGTATCCGCAGGCGCCGAACATGGGGCCCGTGCCCGTCGAGCCCAATACCAACTCGCGCCTCGAAATCGAGCGGAAGCGGGTCAAACAACTCGTGCCTTACGCGGTGGTGTTTCCATATCGTCGCATGGGCCAGTCCAACACGGGCTACGAAGTCAACCACACCGGCGGGAAGTTCGGCCCGTTCGACGATCAGATTTTCATCGGTGATTACACCATGAGTCTGCTCATGCGGGCCACGACGGAAAAGATCAACGGCGTCTGGCAGGGCGCGTGCTATCCCTTCCGCGAGGGGTTCGCCACGGGTCTGCTCGCCGTGCAGTTCACGCCCAATGGGCAGCTCATCGTCGGCGGAACGTCGCGCGGCTGGCCGGTGCGCGGCTCCAAGCCGTTCGCGCTGCAGCGCGTCGATTGGACCGGCAAAGTGCCCTTTGAGATTCTGCGCATCAGTGTGCGGCACGATGGGTTTGTCATCACCTTCACGCAGCCCGTCGATCGAAAGGGCGCGAGCGATGTATCGACGTACCGTATGGCGACGTTCACGCATATCTATCAGCAGGCCTACGGCAGTCCCGAAGTCGACCAGACCACGCCGACGGTCACGCGAGCCGTCATGTCGGATGATGGACTGTCCGTGCATGTGACGGTCGAGGGCATGGTCAAAGGCCATGTCCATGAGTTCCACATGCCCGACCTCAAGAACGCCTCCGGCCAGCCGCTGCTGCACCCGGATGCGTACTACACGCTCAACGAAATCCCCTGATCGCCGAGCAATGCCCGGTCGCTTCGCATCATTTTGAGCGCCGCAATCAAGGCCGCCGCGATACGTGGAACCACCGCCGCAATAGCAACATATTATTTGTCATAGACTTACAGAGATCGGCGGACGTGTGCGCGGTCTTGTACAGAATATCCGTTTCGCGCAGTAGTAGAAATGGAGCCGCAGATGCCGATTACGCCCAGCCAGATCGTTTCCGTCTTGATGCACGAGCATGCCCGGCTCGTGGCGTACATCAACATCATCGTGCGCGACGAACACGTGGCGGAGGATGTGCTCCAGGCGGTGGCGATGGCGGCGATCGAAAAGGCGGGCACAATCAACGACTCGACCCACCTGCATCACTGGCTCCGTCGCGCCGCCCGGCTTGAGGCGCTGCGCGTTCTGCGTGACTCGCACAAGCACGCCCTGCTGTTCGACGCCGCCGTACTCGATCAGTTGGAAAATGAGTTCGAGCGACAAGCGGCCGAGCCCGTGCTGGCGCACAAGACCGCGCTGCTCGAGTGCCTCGCGCTGGTGGAGGGATACTCGCGGCAGGTGCTCGATCTGCGCTACCGCGACGGTTTGACCAGCCGCCAGATCGCCAGCCGGCTCAACAAGCGTTCCGATGCGATCTATCGCGTGCTGACACGTGTGCGGACGACGTTGCGCGACTGCGTTGAGGGCCGGCTTTCCCGTGTGCAGGAGCACCCCGATGCCTGACCTGCACGCCCCCGACTTCGAATCCTCCGACGAGGCGCGGATGGAGCTTGCTGAACTCGCCGAGCGATACGTGCAGGGCGACATCGACGCGGCGCAGTTTCATCGCCTTAATCATCTGCTGTCCTCCAATGCGGCGCTGCGTGCGTACTTTGTCGCCCTCTGCACCGATGCCCAGATCATGCGTCACGCCATGACGCAGCGGGACCACGAAAGCTTCCTCGGCGAGCGACTGGCGCAGATCGCGTCGCAGCGACGATCGATCCCGATTCGTCGCGAGCCGGTGCGCGGCGCCAAACGGTTCCCCTTGCACGTCGTGTTGCCGGCGGCGGCGATCGTCATCGCATGCAGTATCGCCCTTTACGTCATGTCGCACCGGTCCGGGAAGCCGACCGTGAATCGGCCTCTGATCGAACACCCGGTCGCCACGCTCATCGACACAACCGGCAGCGCGCTCGTGAACGACATCGTCGCCGATCCCGGCTTTGAATATGCCGCAGGCACGTACTCGATCGGATCCGGTTCGGCGCAGTTCCTGCTCACCAGCCGGGTGACCGTCAATCTCCGCGGGGCGACAAGCATCGTGATGCACGATCCGATGCACGCCACGCTCCAGCGCGGCTGGGCAAGCTTCGATTGCCCGCACGAAGCGCGCGGCTTTACCGTCGATCTGCCCGATGGCTCGCACATCACCGACCTCGGCACGGCTTTCAACGTACACATCGACGACCATGGCCGATGCGATCTGCGCGTGACGGACGGCCACGTTCATTGGATCGGCGCGGAACCCGAAAGCGAACCGCTGATCGTCGCGGCCGGTCATGCGATTCGGCTCATCGACGGTCAACCCCTCGAGATCGCCTCGACGACGCGCCAAGCGACGATCTCGCTCAGCACCACCGCCCCCGAAGTCGATTCGGACGACGTTGCCAATCTCGGAGAAGTGACGGGGCAGGACAAGTGGTGGGCGGACGGCAAGTCGGCGTCCGGTCGAGCCAAGGGACAGACCTTCGCCACGGGCGATCATGATGTGCTGCTGCGTTCGCTGACCGTGCGAACGATGAAGGCCTCGGAGCCGCAAAAGACTTTCGCCATTCGTATCGGCATCGTCATCGATCAGCAGTTCACATCCGTCGCGACGGCGACCGCGATCCAGAATTCGACTTGGGGGCCGGGCGACTACGTGACGTTCATATTCGACGCGCCGATTCGTCTTGATGCGAACACGCTCTATGCCTTCGACATCGGCATGACCCATTCAACCACCGAATGGACCACCGGTATTCCGTATCTGGCCTTCACCCCCGACCGCTTGGGCGGCGGCGAACGGTACCACTCGGGCGCTGACGGATTCGGCATCGGTGACAGCACCATCGACCGGATGCCCGGCGACATGGTCTTTCATCTTGATCTGTCGATCGCACCGGCCCTACAGGAACCCGGTCATTGACATTGACGAATCGTTTGGGAGGCACGATCGAAAATGAGAGCTTTCGCACTTGACGAAGCAATTTACAAGTTCATCGCGGACAATCCCCGACCTGACCGCAAAACATCCGACGCCCTGATCCACATGCGCTCCGTCCCAACAAACCTTCATGAAGGAACTCAAATGCCGTACATGCGAAACGCCGTTGTCATCGCTCTGATCGCCATGCTCTCGCTGCGCGTCCTCGCCAACGACAACCTGCCTGATCCCGATGGCAAGCCCGCGGACATGGCCAAGCCCGTGCAGGTCTTCATTCTGCTGGGCCAGTCCAATATGCTCGGCATGGGGCACATCGGCCCCGAAGACAAGGATGGCTCCCTCCAGCACGCCGTCAATGAAGGCAAATATCCGTACCTCGTCGATGACGCCGGTCAATGGACCGTGCGCCAGGATGTGCGGAACGTGCGCGTCATGGTCGGCAAGGGCAACACCATGCAGCTTTTCAACAACGAGTTCATGACCGTCAAGGGCAAGACCATCGGACCCGAGCTGGGCATCGGACAATACCTCGGCAACGCCATCGACGCCCCCGTGCTCGTCCTCAAAAGCTGCATCGGCAATCGGTCGCTCGGCTGGGACCTGCTCCCGCCCGGCAGTCCGGGTTATGAGTTCGACGACAAGGACAAGTCCGGCAAGGTGCAGACCTGGGTTTACGCCGGCTACAAGCAGACGCCCGACCGTTGGCTCAAGACCGACGCCAATCCCGAGCCGACGCGCTACGGCTGGTACGCCGGCAAGCAGTACGATGACGACATCGCCAATGCCAAGAAGGTGCTCGAAGAACTACCGACCTACTACCCCGGCGCGACCAAATATGAAATCGCCGGCTTCTTCTTCTGGCAGGGCGACAAGGACCGCTACAGCGCCGCTCATGCCGCCCACTACGAGCAGAACCTCGTCCAACTCATCCTTCAGCTTCGCAAGGATTTCAACGCGCCCAACGCCAAGTTCGTCTGCGCCACGCTCGGCCAGACCGAAAAGGGAGCCGAGGGCAATGAAGGTCTCATCCTCAACGCCCAACTCGCCGTCGATGGCGCCTCCGGCAAGTATCCGCAGTTCAAGGGCAACGTCGCCACCGTGTACAGCCATCCGCTGAGCCACGGCGGCGCGTCCAACGGCCACTACAACGGCAACGCCGAAACCTACATGGACATCGGCGAAGGCATGGGCAAGGCCATGGTCGAGTTGCTCAAAGCCGGCAAGTGACATCCGTCGTCCGACACAACCGCCCTCATCACGGTCGCGCCATCGCATGTCGCAAGCGCTTTCGAATCCGACATGCCGCTCAACCGTTCGGGTAAGATTGTTTTGATGTCACATCACGCGCCAAAGGATCAATGACTCGAGCAGAGATGTTGCACGCACCCGGGTGTGAACATCGAGCGGATTCACGCCGTGTCCAAACGCCTGCTGCGCGGCGACCGGCTCGTCGCCGACGCCAACACCGGATGGCGCATGCACGATGCGGCGCGCGTCGTGCGGGGCGTGCGCGATGTCGATGTCTACATCGAGCAGCCGTGCACGACCTACGAGGAATGTCTGGCGATCCGCAACCGCACCGATCACCCGTTCGTGCTCGACGAGTGCATCGACGGAACGGATACGCTCATGCGCGCCGCCGCCGATCGCGCGGCCGACGTGGTGAACATCAAGATCAGCAAGTTCGGCGGGCTCACCAAGGCCCGGCTCGCCCGCGATCTGTGCGTCAATCTCGGCATCGCCATGACGATCGAGGACAGTTGGGGCGGCGACATCGTCACCGCCACGATCAGTCATCTGGCCCATTCCACGCCGACCGATTTCCTCTTCACCTCCACCGATTTCAACAGCTACGTCACCGTCAGCATCGCCGACGGCGCCCCGCAGCGGAAGCACGGCCGACTCGCCGCGCCGACGACGCCGGGCCTGGGCATCACCCCCCGTTTCGACGTGCTCGGCGATCCCGTCGTGGACATTCATGCATAAGGAATCCTCACCGTGCAAGTGAACTGGCAAGGCGTTTACCCGGCCGCGGTCACCCATTTCAAACCCGATCAGTCGCTCGATCTCGAATCGACCGGGCGGCATCATGGCCGACGAGCCGAAGATCGTCTGCATCAAGGAATCGTCGGAGAATCCCCGCCGCATCACCGACCTCGTCAACCGCGTCGGGGACCGCTACATTCTTTTCGCCGGCGTCGATGACCTGGCGCTGGAGTGCCTGATGCTCGGGGCGGTCGGGTGGGTCAGCGGGCTCGTCAACGCCTACCCGGCGGAGAACCGCGCGCTGTGGGATCTGGCGACGGCGGGCCGGTGGGACGAGGCGCGCGAGATTTATCGCTGGTACACCCCTCTGCTGCACCTCGACACGCACATCAAACTCGTGCAGTACATCAAGCTCGCCGTCGCCGAGTGCGGGTATGGCAGCGAGCTGACGCGCGCGCCGCGTCTCCCGCTCGCCGCGCCTGCGGGATGTCGAGCTTCCGCGCACGACCGGTCAGCTCCGTCTGGCCGCGCAGGCGGCGCGCTCGCAGACCTGGCGCGAACCGCGCATCGATCGCGAGGCGAACATGCGTTCGTGCCTGAGTCCGATCGGGCCGGTGCTGGTCATCGGGCCCAACAATTTCCCGCTCGCGTTCAACAGCATCAGCGGCGGCGACTTCGCGGCGGCGATCGCAGCCGGCAATCCCGTCATCGCCAAGGCGCATCCGCTTCACCCGGGCACGACGCGCCTGCTCGCCGAGCTGACGGACGCGACGATTCGCAAACTCGGTCTGCCCCCGGCGATGGTGCAGTTGATTTATCACATGCAACCGGAGTCGGGTCTGCGCATGGTGGCGGATCATCGCCTTGGCGCGACGGCGTACAAGGGCTCCCGCCGCGCCGGCGATTTGCTCAAGGCCGCCGCCGATCGAGCGGGCAAACCCATCTATCTCGAAATGTCATCGATCAACCCCGTGCTGATCCTGCCCGGCGCGCTGACCGAAAATTCCGGCGCCATCGCCGAGCAGTTCGCGGCGAGCTGTCTCATGGCATGCGGGCAATTCTGCACGAACCCCGGGCTGGTCATCGTCCCCGCCTCCGACGCCGCCGAGACGTTCCTCGCCGACGTCGCCGCACGCTTTGCCAGCGCCAAGTGCGGCCCAATGCTCGACCGATCCGTCGCCGCTTCGCTCGCCGACAATCTCAAGTTGCTCCACGACGCCGGCGCAACGCTGCTCGCCGGCCCCATCGACGCCGACCTACCGCACTGCACGCACGCGCCCGCGCTTCTTCGCATCGATGGCAGCGTCTTCCTAAACAATCCGCAAGTCATTCAGACTGAAGCATTCGGCCCGGCGGCGCTGATGGTCGTCGCCCGCGACATCGCGCAGATGGTCGCGATCGTCGAATCGCTCGAAGGCAATCTGACCGGCTGCATCTATCATGCCGGGCTCACCGATCGCCAACAGTACCATATGGTCGAGCCGCCGCTTCGCCGCCGAGTTGGCCGGCTCCTCAACAACAAGATGCCCACGGGCGTCGCCGTCTCCCCGGCCATGAACCACGGCGGGCCCTACCCCGCGTCGGGCCATCCCGGATTCACCGCCGTGGGCCTGCCCGCGTCGATGCGCCGCTTCGCCGCGCTGCACTGTTATGACAATGTGGACGCCGCGTATCTACCGCTGATTCTTCGCGATACGAAAGAAGGGGCCTGAGGGCTCAGGGATGGCCATCCCTGAGCTTTCGCCTGCGGGGCGCAAATTTTTGTTGCGGTTCTCGGGCATTGATGTTACGGTAAATTCGGTTAACCGCAGAGGCGCAGAGACAATCGATTGATCCGCCGGCCCGTGCGTGGAATTGGGAATTTCCGTGCGCGGGTCATGAGTGTCGGCTGACGGTTTGGTTTCTGTCGTCGCTGCGGCGTGGAACGAGAACGCAGAGCACTTGCACATCTTGAAACTGGAGACAGCAATGAGGACGCAACATCTTCGTAGGGTCGGGTTTTTGGGCGTGGCGATGGCGATGGCAGTAGTGATCGCGATGGCGAGCGCCCCGGCGGCATGGGCGGAGGTCATCGTCTACAACCAGGCGGCCCATGCCAACAGCCGAACGATCGAAGGCCCCGGCGGCGGAACGCAGAACTTCTCCTTCGGCCTGCTCGCCGGCGGCGGCGGTGGGCAAAACGGCTTTGCCGGCATCGCCTACTTCCAGCTCCCCGATGTCCTCACCGCGTCCAATGTCCAGTCCGCCGATCTGCAGTTCACGCTCTCAGCCCTCGGCAACAACGTGCTGGGCAATCTCGATATCTACGGTCTTGGCTTCCTGCACGGCACGCCCTCCACGACTGTTCCCAGCAGTTGGTACTTCGATGGCGCGAACGATACGCGCACCGGCACCGTTCTGGGCACGAACATCGGCGCCAATCAGGTGACCAAGATCGCCGACAACGCCCTGCCCGGCGGCGCCACCAACGCCTCGCCGTCCGTGCACAACACCGGGCCGGGTCAGGATGCGACCCTCGCCACATTCCTCCGCTCGCTCTACACCGCCGGCGCCGTCGGCGGCGATTACGCCATCATCCGCTTCAACGTCGACAACTACGTCCAGCATGCCGGCAATCAGAACCGCTACAACATCGGTTCGACGACCTCCGGCGCAACGCCGCCGAGCGAAGTCGCCGTCCTGACCATCAACACCGACACGCCCACGCTCATCGACCACAACAACATCACCGCCGTCGCCTCCAGCCAGTGGACCACGACGACGCCCAATCGTCTCGCAAGTCAGGCCGTCGACGGCAGCGGACTGTCCGGTCCGGTGCTCAAGGGCGCGCTCCACGCCGGATCGCCCGCCACCGTCTGGCTCTCCGGCAATGGGACCGTGCCGGCCGATCAATGGTTCCGCGTCGACCTCGGTGATGTGTACAAGATGGAGGCGATGAAGACCTTCAACGACGGACTGACCACCCGGCAGGTCACGCAGGCCGACATCTACACCGCCATCAGCGCCTTCGATCACGGCGGCGATCCGGGCAACCCCGATGACAACCCCGGCAACTGGGTGCTGCAATTCAGCAACCGCGCCTTCGCACCCTACACCAACAACACCGACAGCACCGACATTCTCGATCTGTCGGGCATCACCGCGCGGTACGTCGCCCTCTCGATCGACGCCAACGGCGGCGACGGACTCGTCGGCCTCGGCGAGCTTCAGTTCTTCGGCACCGTCGCCATCCCCGAACCGTCCACCGCGCTGCTCGCCGTGACGGGCATCATGGCGCTGGCCCATCGGCGCTCGCGGCGCTGAGCGCAATAAAAAGCGGCGATGCCCCGTCGCAAAACGAGGCATCGCCGCCGCTGTGATTCATCAAGCCAGATCGAACCGGTCCAGGTTCATCACCTTGTCCCACGCCTTGACGAAGTCGTGCACGAACTTCTTCCTGGCATCCGAACTGCCGTACACCTCCGCCAGCGCCCGCAGCACCGAGTTGGACCCGAAGACCAGATCGACGCGCGTCCCGGTCCACCTGAGCTTGCCCGTCGCGCGATCCTTGCCCTCGAAGACTTCCGCGTCTTTGGATGTGGGCTTCCATTCGGTGCCCATGTCCAGCAGGTTCACGAAGAAATCGTTGGTCAGCGACTCGGGTCGTGTGGTGAACACGCCGTGCGACGACCCGTCAGCGTTCGTCTTGAGCACGCGCATGCCGCCGATGAGTACGGTCATCTGGGGCGCGGTCAGCGTCAGAAGCTGCGCCTTGTCGATGAGCAGCGACTCGGCCGACACGCTGTATTTGCCCTTGAGATAGTTGCGGAAACCGTCAGCGATGGGCTCCAGCGGCTCGAACGAATCGGCGTCCGTCTGTTCCGCTGTCGCGTCCATGCGGCCCGGCGCGAACGGCACCGTGACTTCGACTCCGGCGTTCTTGGCCGCCTTCTCAACGCCCGCGCAACCGGCCAGCACGATCAGATCGGCCAACGACACCTTCTTGCCGCCCGCCGCCGCGCCGTTGAACTCGCCGGCG from Planctomycetota bacterium harbors:
- a CDS encoding sialate O-acetylesterase, translating into MAKPVQVFILLGQSNMLGMGHIGPEDKDGSLQHAVNEGKYPYLVDDAGQWTVRQDVRNVRVMVGKGNTMQLFNNEFMTVKGKTIGPELGIGQYLGNAIDAPVLVLKSCIGNRSLGWDLLPPGSPGYEFDDKDKSGKVQTWVYAGYKQTPDRWLKTDANPEPTRYGWYAGKQYDDDIANAKKVLEELPTYYPGATKYEIAGFFFWQGDKDRYSAAHAAHYEQNLVQLILQLRKDFNAPNAKFVCATLGQTEKGAEGNEGLILNAQLAVDGASGKYPQFKGNVATVYSHPLSHGGASNGHYNGNAETYMDIGEGMGKAMVELLKAGK
- a CDS encoding c-type cytochrome, whose protein sequence is MGVGWRMVWICFARSCMTRIVGLLLIFAMIRHDVCRADAAGPLLHPVITGVERLGPDAAPEAGLILLGELNCTACHDPGPRAETISIKPAPDLSAVGTRIRPDYLERFIADPAHVKPGTTMPQVMGRLDSANRERTAHAIAQFLRSLTKTFPEAGAAEEDSIRRGEQLFHTVGCVACHAPRDAKATEKPLPHAVPLGRLQDKYTHKSLAAFLENPLAVRAGGRMPNMQLSPWEAIDLAAFLLQGAPPLATIPVDGSLVAEGRTAFTQLGCANCHHLEGISSEQTAMPLAGLNMAGGCLADDPGGAPDFGLSEAQRGAIRAALAAAPVPPSPADHIRRVLITFNCIACHARGDLGGIEADRSAYFHSDNENLGEQGRIPPPLSGVGAKLNADWLRRVLVEGKSVRPYMLTRMPIFGRDNVEDLADLFAEVDVPDGPKFVEHAKPDEHDTMKKVGWELVGNKGFSCIACHRFQGEMPQTMAALDLSDAPARLRYSWFHAYLLKPQQFSPTTVMPAFWPNGVSTRPELLMGDTDRQIDAIWEYLIEGTNARLPQGLKNEPLVLQVGDEAVMLRRKYRDVGKRGIGVGYPAGINLVFDSESMRLTEIWKGDFVDAGAVWRNQGSGDVHLLGQDHVTLPGDTCFALLGSIADDWPTTTSRERDIRFKGYRLDDKRRPTFLYRIGDIAVEDDPMDVKDAATGNALFRRTLTFTVTGAEKLLVMRLAAGKEITADSAGSYIIGPLRLNIAGQSAAQIVRVGDKQELRAAMQLHTGANTLKIEYRW
- a CDS encoding aldehyde dehydrogenase family protein; translated protein: MRDVELPRTTGQLRLAAQAARSQTWREPRIDREANMRSCLSPIGPVLVIGPNNFPLAFNSISGGDFAAAIAAGNPVIAKAHPLHPGTTRLLAELTDATIRKLGLPPAMVQLIYHMQPESGLRMVADHRLGATAYKGSRRAGDLLKAAADRAGKPIYLEMSSINPVLILPGALTENSGAIAEQFAASCLMACGQFCTNPGLVIVPASDAAETFLADVAARFASAKCGPMLDRSVAASLADNLKLLHDAGATLLAGPIDADLPHCTHAPALLRIDGSVFLNNPQVIQTEAFGPAALMVVARDIAQMVAIVESLEGNLTGCIYHAGLTDRQQYHMVEPPLRRRVGRLLNNKMPTGVAVSPAMNHGGPYPASGHPGFTAVGLPASMRRFAALHCYDNVDAAYLPLILRDTKEGA
- a CDS encoding sigma-70 family RNA polymerase sigma factor encodes the protein MEPQMPITPSQIVSVLMHEHARLVAYINIIVRDEHVAEDVLQAVAMAAIEKAGTINDSTHLHHWLRRAARLEALRVLRDSHKHALLFDAAVLDQLENEFERQAAEPVLAHKTALLECLALVEGYSRQVLDLRYRDGLTSRQIASRLNKRSDAIYRVLTRVRTTLRDCVEGRLSRVQEHPDA